The following are from one region of the Nicotiana tabacum cultivar K326 chromosome 3, ASM71507v2, whole genome shotgun sequence genome:
- the LOC107790109 gene encoding glucan endo-1,3-beta-glucosidase 1 — translation MANTKKLPLFFFLVVFCCCFSTSISSLLPEIKVQQDKDEPYVGVNIGTDVSNFLSPSDLVAFLQLQKITHIRLFDADPDMLKALAKTKIRVIISVPNNQILAIGSSNTTAAAWIGRNVAAYYPETLITAIAVGDELLTTVPSSAPLLMPAIESLYSALVAANLHTQIKISTPNSASIILDPFPPSQAFFNQSMSSVLSQLLQFCSRTQSPLMMNLYPYYVFMQNKGVVPIDNSLFKPLTPSKEMVDPNTLLHYTNVLDAMIDSVYFSMKNLNVTDVVVLVTESGWPSKGDSKEPYATIDNADTYNSNLIKHIIDRSGTPLHPEITSSVYIYELFNEDLRSPPVSEANWGLFHGNSTPVYLLHVSGSGTFLANDTTNQTYCIAMDGVDKRTLQAALDWACGPGRANCSEIQPGESCYQPNDVKNHASYAFDSYYQKSGTSPGSCDFKGVAMITTSDPSHGSCIFPGSKTVSNKTNQVVNATQASGSNTIRFIGAETSILDKNVHVLFGVALCLFYYSLIQVHLS, via the exons ATGGCAAATACTAAAAAGctccctcttttcttctttcttgttgTCTTTTGCTGCTGCTTCTCCACATCAATTTCCAGTCTTCTACCAG AAATAAAAGTGCAGCAAGATAAAGATGAACCATATGTGGGAGTGAACATAGGTACAGATGTTTCCAATTTTCTATCACCTTCAGACTTGGTTGCTTTTCTGCAATTACAGAAGATAACACATATAAGGCTTTTTGATGCTGATCCTGATATGCTCAAAGCATTAGCCAAGACCAAAATCAGAGTCATTATTAGTGTACCTAATAACCAAATTCTTGCTATTGGTTCTTCTAATACTACTGCAGCTGCCTGGATTGGGCGAAATGTAGCAGCTTATTACCCTGAAACTCTTATCACAGCAATTGCAGTTGGAGATGAACTCTTGACCACTGTACCAAGTTCAGCTCCTTTGCTTATGCCAGCAATTGAGTCACTTTATAGTGCTTTAGTGGCTGCTAATTTACATACCCAAATCAAGATTTCAACCCCAAATTCTGCTTCCATTATTCTTGATCCTTTTCCACCTTCCCAAGCTTTTTTCAATCAGTCCATGAGCTCAGTTCTTTCTCAATTATTGCAGTTTTGTTCAAGAACACAGTCACCTTTGATGATGAATTTGTACCCTTACTATGTTTTTATGCAGAATAAAGGGGTTGTTCCAATAGACAACTCTCTTTTTAAGCCCTTGACACCTTCTAAAGAGATGGTGGATCCTAATACTTTGCTTCATTATACCAATGTGCTTGATGCAATGATTGATTCAGTATATTTTTCCATGAAAAATCTCAATGTTACAGATGTGGTAGTTCTTGTTACTGAATCAGGGTGGCCTTCGAAGGGGGATTCTAAAGAGCCTTATGCTACAATTGACAATGCTGATACTTATAACTCCAATTTAATTAAGCATATAATTGATCGTAGTGGTACACCGTTGCATCCGGAAATAACTTCTAGTGTGTACATTTATGAGTTGTTCAATGAGGATTTGAGGTCACCCCCTGTGTCCGAGGCAAATTGGGGGCTGTTTCATGGGAATTCGACGCCCGTTTACTTGCTTCATGTGTCTGGAAGTGGTACATTCTTGGCTAATGACACCACTAATCAAACGTATTGCATAGCGATGGATGGGGTCGATAAGAGGACATTGCAAGCTGCTTTGGATTGGGCTTGTGGACCGGGGAGGGCAAATTGCTCAGAAATTCAGCCAGGGGAGAGCTGTTATCAGCCTAATGATGTGAAGAATCATGCTTCATATGCATTTGATAGCTATTATCAGAAGTCAGGGACATCTCCTGGTTCTTGTGACTTCAAGGGAGTGGCTATGATCACCACATCTGATCCAA GTCACGGGAGCTGTATATTTCCAGGAAG CAAGACGGTAAGCAATAAAACAAATCAGGTGGTGAATGCAACACAAGCAAGTGGATCAAACACAATAAGATTTATTGGAGCAGAGACAAGTATATTGGACAAGAATGTGCATGTTTTATTTGGTGTTGCCttgtgtttgttttattattcattGATTCAGGTACACTTAAGTTAG
- the LOC142178522 gene encoding putative mitochondrial protein AtMg00300, translated as MEKRGNKVEFLSKVCTVTNLVTGEVVLVAERYKNIYVADFESLQAGDMSCLKTVDNDAEPWHRRLGHASFSLLNKLIQKDLARGLPNSKFKQHRVCEACARGKHVKLSFKPKKDVSTSKPLELLHMDLCGL; from the exons atggaaaaaaggg ggaacaaagtagagttctTGTCTAAAGTGTGCACAGTTACTAATCTTGTAACTGGTGAAGTGGTTTTAGTAGCCGAAAGATACAAGaatatctatgttgctgattttgaatCTCTGCAAGCTGGTGATATGAGTTGCTTGAAGACAGTGGATAATGATGCAGAACCGTGGCATAGAAGATTGGGGCATGCAAGTTTCTCACTTTTGAATAAGTTGATACAGAAGGACCTAGCTCGTGGTCTGCCAAATTCAAAGTTCAAGCAGCACAGAGTGTGTGAAGCAtgtgctagaggaaaacatgtgaaATTATCCTTTAAGCCAAAGAAGGATGTTAGCACATCAAAACCACTCGAACTCCTTCACATGGATCTGTGTGGCCTATGA